The Brevibacterium atlanticum genome segment GTACATCACTGCCCGGATCACCGATCTTCGACGGTGACCCGGGCAGGGACCTCTGTGTTCGTGACTCCTGACCTCAGGCCGGTGCGAACGGAAGTCAGGAGCGGGGCCGGCTCAGGCGGCGAAGCGGATGATCGTCTCACCGGACTTCACAGCGGCACCGGCGTCGACGAGCACCTCGGAGACGGTGCCCGAATGTCCGGCCTTGAGCGGCTGTTCCATCTTCATCGCCTCGATCACGGCCAAGGTGTCCCCGGCCTCGACGGTGTCACCGGCACCGACGGCGACGGAGACGATGGTGCCCTGCATGGGGGCGGCCAGTGCGTTCGAATCGTCGGCGAGCTGGGCACCTTTGTGGCTGGTGAGACCGCGCTTGCGGCGGGGCACGCTCGGGCTGGGGACGTGGCCGAGATCGGAGATGACGTCCTTGGGCACCGAGACGGTCATCCGTCGGCCGTCGACCTCGACGACGACGCTGAAGCTGTCGGCTGCAGTACTCATGTGATCTCCCGTATGCGGATCGGTGAGCGGATTGACGAAAGCGGTCTCGAGCCAGTTGGTCCAGACCTGGAAGTCGGTGGCGAAGGCCTTGTCGGAAACGAGCACCCGATGCAGCGGGAGCAGCGTCGACACTCCTTCGATGCGGTATTCGGACAGTGCCCGGCGGGCCCGCGCAAGGGCCTCATCGCGCGTGGCGCCGGTGACGATGAGCTTGGCGAGCATCGGGTCGAAGTCGGTTCCGACGACGCTGCCCTCACCGATGCCCGAGTCCAGACGCACCCCGGGCCCCGACGGAGCACGGTAGCTCTTCACAGTGCCGGTGGCGGGGAAGAACGTCGTCGGATCCTCGGCGTTGATCCGGAACTGGAAGGAATGTCCGCGCACAGCCGGGAACTCATCCGGCAGCGATTCGCCCGAGGCGATGCGCATCTGCCAGCCGACGAGATCGACTCCGGTGATCTCCTCGGTGACGGTGTGTTCGACCTGGATGCGGGCGTTGGCCTCCATGAAGATGATCGTTCCGTCCTTGCCGAGGAGGAACTCACAGGTGGCCGCGCCGACGTAGCCGACGTGGGCGAGCAGACGTGCCGAGGCCTCGGAGACGATGCGTTCCTGCTCGGCGGAGAAGTACGGAGCAGGCGCCTCTTCGATGATCTTCTGGTTGCGACGCTGCAGGGTGCAGTCGCGGGTGGAGACGATGCGGACAGCGCCGTGGGCATCGGCCAGACACTGAGTCTCGATGTGCCGGGGGCGCACGATCTGCTTCTCGATGAGGCAGTCGCCGCGGCCGAAGGCACTCTGCGCTTCACGGGTCGCGGCCGTGTAGGCGGCCTCGAGGTCCTCGGCGGAGGCACAGGCGCGGAAGCCGCGTCCTCCGCCTCCGTGGACGGCCTTGACCACGATGGGATACCCGATCCGGTCGGCCACCTCGGCTGCCTCGGCGAGATCGGCGACGGCGCCGTCGGAACCGGGGGCGACCGGTGCGTCGACCGCCTCGGCGACGGTTCGGGCACCCGACTTGTCTCCGAGCAGTTCGATCGCGGCCGGGGGAGGGCCGATCCAGGTCAGTCCCGCATCGATGACCGCCTGAGCGAAGAGGGCGTTCTCGGCCAGGTATCCGTATCCGGGGTGGATGGCGTCGGCGCCGGAGCGTTTGGCCAGCGCGAGGATCTTGTCGGCATCCAGGTAGGTCTCCCCGGCTCCGGATCCGTCGAGCAGCCAGGCGTCGTCGGCGAGGTCGACGAAATCGGCATCGGAATCGGCGCGGGTGTACACGGCGACGGCCTTGATGCCGAGGTCGTGGGCGGCCCGGATGATGCGCAGAGCGATCTCACCGCGGTTGGCGATGAGGACTCGGCGGACGGCTGCGGTCGGCACCGTGGTGCTCAGATCTGCGGTCGTCGTGTCGGGGAGGACTGTGGTCATGGCGCTCCTTTGTATGATCACAGAACAATTTAGAGAAGCTCACCAAGGCTTTGTAGGACAGCGATAAAAAGTTCGAGCGAAAACTTCAAAGGGATCGGGCGTGTCATGCCGCCTTGGCCGATTCTAGCGTCTCGACGACCACAGATCCGGCCAGAACAGGCCCATGTCGGTGACGGTTTCGCGCACCACGGGCAGGCTGAGCCCGAGGACAGTGAGATGGTCGCCGTCGAGGCGGTCGACGAAGGCGCCGCCGTAGCCGTCGATGGTCAGTGCGCCGGCGACGTGGAAAGGCTCCTCGGTGGCGACGTACGCTTCCAACTCGTCCGGGGTCGGGGTGCCGATGAGCACCGAGGTGGTCGATCTCCGTGAGCGCAGATCGGACAGTTCGAGGCCGGCCGCCGACGCCTCATCAGCGTGCCGACGTCTGAGCACGGCGACGGTGTGGCCTGAATGCAGCTGAGTCCACTGCCCGGCGATCCGCGCCCACACAGCGCGGGTTCCCTCGGCGTCGCCGGGCTTGCCGATGGGCTGACCGTCGAATTCGAGGAGGGAATCGCCGGCGATGACCACGATCGTGTCGGCGCTCGAGAGTCCCTCCGGCGGGGAGACGGTGAGCCGGTCGACGACGGCCCGGGCCTTGGCACGCGACAGGGCGATCGTGAGGTCGCCGACCGACCCGGCGAAGTCGGACTCGATGGCGCGTTCATCCACGTCGGAGACGATGATGTGCGGGTCGATCCCGGCGGCGGTGAGGATCTGGCGGCGGGCCGGGGACTGCGAGGCCAGGACGACCGGGATCACGAGGCGACCACCGGAGTGTCAGGTGCCGGTGACGGAGAGAACTCGTGCCGCCGTGCCGTTTCGCCTTTCTCCGGCACATCGAGGCTGCGGTCGACGACGACCGGTGCCTCGATGCGTTCGGCGATCGCGGCGAGCAGGGTCGAGGACAGCTGCGCGTAGCCGAGTTCACTGGGATAGCGACCCGATTCGTTGAGCAGAGACCTCCGCGTCGTTCCGCTCAGGGAACCGGTCGCTCCCAGCGGAACCGCCCGTGCGGACAGCGCGGCCAGCCACTGCGAACCGGCGAGGACCCGTGAGGTGCGCCGCATGGACGTCTTGAGCGGATCGCGCAGGCCCGGCAGGCCGCCGAGGTTGGGACAGACGAGGACGAAGACCGTATAGCGGCCCTCGCGTTGGAGCCGGTTGATGGCCTGGTTGAGGATCGGGATGCCGATCGTGGCCTGGATCGGGTGGATGATGTCGCCGGTGCCGATCGAGATGACGGCGAATCGTCGGGACTCGCTCCACTGCTCCGAGAGCTGGCGTGAGAGCCAGGGGGAGCGGAGCACCTCGTCGACCTGACGGTGCACATCCTCCGACAGCGCCGACGGTCGTGCAGTGGACTGCACTCTCACGGTGGTCCCGAGCATACGGGCCAGGCCGCGAGCGATGAGAGTGGGCGGTGCCTGCTCGGGGTCGACATCGACCCCGCACAGCCACGAGTCTCCGATCACGGCCAGAGCGGCCGAATCGCCGTCGTCACGGTGCGGCGGGGCGGCGATCGCCTCGGCGATGGTGGAGTAGGGGCGGTTCTCGTCATCGTCGAAGGCACGACGAAGCGAGCCTGCCTGGTGGCGGAGGAGGCCCACCGCCGACGCCCCGGCACCGAAGGCCGTCGCGCCCATGGTGGCCAGCGTGTAGATGATGCGTTTTCCCACGGATTTCCCTCCTCAGCGGTCATCATTGCACCTTTGTCGGCGCATCAACAACTATTGTTGAGTCATGACCGATAACGAC includes the following:
- a CDS encoding acetyl/propionyl/methylcrotonyl-CoA carboxylase subunit alpha; translation: MTTVLPDTTTADLSTTVPTAAVRRVLIANRGEIALRIIRAAHDLGIKAVAVYTRADSDADFVDLADDAWLLDGSGAGETYLDADKILALAKRSGADAIHPGYGYLAENALFAQAVIDAGLTWIGPPPAAIELLGDKSGARTVAEAVDAPVAPGSDGAVADLAEAAEVADRIGYPIVVKAVHGGGGRGFRACASAEDLEAAYTAATREAQSAFGRGDCLIEKQIVRPRHIETQCLADAHGAVRIVSTRDCTLQRRNQKIIEEAPAPYFSAEQERIVSEASARLLAHVGYVGAATCEFLLGKDGTIIFMEANARIQVEHTVTEEITGVDLVGWQMRIASGESLPDEFPAVRGHSFQFRINAEDPTTFFPATGTVKSYRAPSGPGVRLDSGIGEGSVVGTDFDPMLAKLIVTGATRDEALARARRALSEYRIEGVSTLLPLHRVLVSDKAFATDFQVWTNWLETAFVNPLTDPHTGDHMSTAADSFSVVVEVDGRRMTVSVPKDVISDLGHVPSPSVPRRKRGLTSHKGAQLADDSNALAAPMQGTIVSVAVGAGDTVEAGDTLAVIEAMKMEQPLKAGHSGTVSEVLVDAGAAVKSGETIIRFAA
- a CDS encoding Maf family protein: MIPVVLASQSPARRQILTAAGIDPHIIVSDVDERAIESDFAGSVGDLTIALSRAKARAVVDRLTVSPPEGLSSADTIVVIAGDSLLEFDGQPIGKPGDAEGTRAVWARIAGQWTQLHSGHTVAVLRRRHADEASAAGLELSDLRSRRSTTSVLIGTPTPDELEAYVATEEPFHVAGALTIDGYGGAFVDRLDGDHLTVLGLSLPVVRETVTDMGLFWPDLWSSRR
- a CDS encoding SGNH/GDSL hydrolase family protein, with the protein product MGKRIIYTLATMGATAFGAGASAVGLLRHQAGSLRRAFDDDENRPYSTIAEAIAAPPHRDDGDSAALAVIGDSWLCGVDVDPEQAPPTLIARGLARMLGTTVRVQSTARPSALSEDVHRQVDEVLRSPWLSRQLSEQWSESRRFAVISIGTGDIIHPIQATIGIPILNQAINRLQREGRYTVFVLVCPNLGGLPGLRDPLKTSMRRTSRVLAGSQWLAALSARAVPLGATGSLSGTTRRSLLNESGRYPSELGYAQLSSTLLAAIAERIEAPVVVDRSLDVPEKGETARRHEFSPSPAPDTPVVAS